From Salipiger profundus, a single genomic window includes:
- a CDS encoding glycerol-3-phosphate dehydrogenase, whose protein sequence is MTTQEVDLFVIGGGINGAGIARDAAGRGLKVALCEKDDLAEGTSSRSGKLVHGGLRYLEYYEFRLVREALIEREVLMNAAPHIIWPLRFVLPHSPQDRPAWLVRLGLFLYDHLGGRKKLPGTRTLDLKRDPEGAPILDKYTRGFEYSDCWVDDARLVILNAMDAAQRGAVVLTRAPAVSARREDGKWRVVTQNTITGETREFLAKCLVNAAGPWVTDVLTRVAGANSSRNVRLVKGSHIIVPKFWEGPHSYLVQNHDKRVIFINAYEGDKALIGTTDIAHDGRAEDVKIDDTEIDYLLDCVNRYFKEKLRREDILETFSGVRPLFDDGQGNPSAVTRDYVFDLDETGGAPLLNVFGGKITTFRELAERGLQKIRHVFPQMGGDWTETAPLPGGDMPGADYDSFRETLKAEYPWMPRELREYYGRRYGTLTRKIVGRASSLEGLGRHFGAHLYEAEVTWLVMNEWAMTAEDIIWRRTKNRIDMTDAEIAAFTEWFDTHKAEAA, encoded by the coding sequence ATGACCACGCAAGAGGTGGACCTGTTCGTCATCGGCGGCGGCATCAACGGCGCGGGCATCGCGCGCGACGCCGCCGGCCGTGGCCTGAAAGTGGCGCTCTGCGAGAAGGACGACCTTGCCGAGGGCACGTCGTCGCGCTCGGGCAAGCTGGTCCATGGCGGCCTGCGCTACCTTGAATACTACGAGTTCCGGCTGGTGCGCGAGGCGCTGATCGAGCGCGAGGTGCTGATGAACGCCGCGCCGCACATCATCTGGCCGCTGCGCTTCGTGCTGCCGCATTCGCCGCAGGACCGGCCGGCGTGGCTGGTGCGGCTGGGGCTGTTCCTCTACGACCACCTCGGTGGCCGGAAGAAGCTGCCCGGCACCCGCACGCTCGATCTCAAGCGCGACCCCGAGGGCGCGCCGATCCTCGACAAGTATACCCGCGGCTTCGAATACTCCGACTGCTGGGTCGACGACGCCCGGCTCGTGATCCTCAACGCGATGGACGCGGCGCAGCGCGGCGCCGTCGTGCTGACCCGCGCGCCCGCCGTCTCGGCCCGCCGCGAGGACGGCAAGTGGCGCGTCGTCACGCAGAACACGATCACCGGCGAAACCCGCGAATTCCTCGCGAAATGCCTCGTGAACGCCGCCGGCCCCTGGGTAACCGACGTTCTCACCCGTGTCGCCGGCGCCAACTCGTCGCGCAACGTGCGCCTCGTGAAGGGCAGCCACATCATCGTTCCGAAATTCTGGGAGGGGCCGCACAGCTACCTCGTGCAGAATCACGACAAGCGGGTGATCTTCATCAACGCCTACGAGGGCGACAAGGCGCTGATCGGCACCACCGACATCGCCCATGACGGCCGCGCCGAGGACGTCAAGATCGACGACACCGAGATCGACTACCTGCTCGACTGCGTGAACCGCTACTTCAAGGAAAAGCTGCGCCGCGAGGACATCCTCGAGACCTTCTCGGGCGTCCGGCCGCTGTTCGACGACGGCCAGGGCAACCCCTCGGCGGTGACGCGCGACTACGTCTTCGACCTCGACGAGACCGGCGGCGCGCCGCTGCTCAACGTCTTCGGCGGCAAGATCACCACCTTCCGCGAGCTCGCGGAGCGTGGCCTGCAGAAGATCCGTCACGTGTTCCCGCAGATGGGCGGGGACTGGACCGAAACCGCGCCGCTGCCCGGTGGCGACATGCCCGGCGCCGACTACGACAGCTTCCGCGAGACGCTCAAGGCGGAATACCCGTGGATGCCGCGCGAGCTGCGCGAATACTACGGCCGCCGCTACGGCACGCTGACCCGCAAGATCGTCGGCCGGGCATCCTCGCTCGAAGGGCTGGGCCGTCACTTCGGCGCGCATCTCTACGAGGCCGAGGTCACATGGCTGGTGATGAACGAATGGGCGATGACCGCCGAGGACATCATCTGGCGCCGCACCAAGAACCGCATCGACATGACCGACGCCGAGATCGCCGCCTTCACCGAGTGGTTCGACACCCACAAGGCCGAGGCCGCCTGA
- a CDS encoding FGGY-family carbohydrate kinase: protein MSERDIIIGIDAGTSVIKAVAFTLTGTQLGASAVPNRYTTAPDGAATQDMDRTWADCAEALRGLGDSIDHLADRTAALAVTAQGDGTWLVGADNRPVDDAWLWLDARAARTTQALAQAPGNAARFHATGTALNTCQQGAQMAHMDRHCPALLDRAEVALHCKDWLYLNLTGVRATDPSEASFTFGDFRTRQYSDTAIEALGLRHRAQLLPQIVDGSRDTHPLSEAAARVTGLRAGTPVSLGYVDMVMTALGAGVHTGTPGAACSTIGSTGVHMRAVRDDAVQLQGDSGYVICLPAERMVTQVQTNMAATLNLDWALRMAADLMSETGHPHEYANLVAHIDGWMERSQPGTLLYQPYVSEAGERGPMVNPNARAGFIGLAAHHRFPDMIRAVIEGLGMAARDCYGAMGTLPSELRLTGGAARSTALRAILAASVEAPVRVSAREEAGAAGCAMMAAVAIGAYPDMEACVAEWVTPLLGQAEAPDPELSRIYGSLYPAYAQAREALEPVWDRLAEHRAASGPTAAAADQPEIAPGAELERAAQGGS, encoded by the coding sequence ATGTCTGAACGCGACATCATCATCGGAATCGACGCGGGCACCTCGGTCATCAAGGCGGTCGCCTTCACCCTGACCGGCACGCAGCTTGGCGCGTCGGCGGTTCCGAACCGTTACACGACCGCCCCCGACGGCGCCGCCACGCAGGACATGGACCGCACCTGGGCCGACTGCGCAGAGGCGCTGCGCGGACTCGGCGACAGCATCGACCATCTCGCGGACCGCACCGCCGCCCTTGCCGTGACGGCGCAGGGCGACGGCACCTGGCTCGTGGGCGCCGACAACCGGCCCGTGGACGACGCCTGGCTCTGGCTCGACGCCCGCGCCGCGCGCACCACGCAGGCACTGGCGCAGGCCCCCGGCAACGCCGCGCGCTTCCATGCCACCGGCACCGCGCTCAACACCTGCCAGCAGGGCGCGCAGATGGCCCACATGGACCGCCACTGCCCGGCGCTGCTCGATCGCGCCGAGGTGGCGCTGCACTGCAAGGACTGGCTCTACCTGAACCTCACCGGCGTCCGCGCGACGGACCCGTCAGAGGCAAGCTTCACCTTCGGCGACTTCCGCACCCGCCAGTATTCCGACACCGCCATCGAGGCGCTCGGCCTGCGCCATCGCGCGCAGCTCCTGCCACAGATCGTCGACGGCAGCCGCGACACCCACCCGCTGAGCGAGGCCGCGGCCCGGGTCACCGGCCTGCGCGCCGGAACGCCGGTCAGCCTCGGCTACGTCGACATGGTGATGACCGCGCTCGGCGCGGGCGTCCACACCGGCACCCCGGGTGCGGCCTGCTCGACCATCGGTTCGACCGGCGTGCACATGCGCGCGGTGCGCGACGACGCGGTGCAGCTGCAGGGCGATTCCGGCTACGTCATCTGCCTGCCCGCCGAGCGCATGGTGACGCAGGTGCAGACCAACATGGCGGCGACGCTGAATCTCGACTGGGCGCTGCGCATGGCCGCCGACCTGATGAGCGAGACCGGCCACCCGCACGAATACGCCAACCTCGTGGCCCATATCGACGGCTGGATGGAGCGGTCGCAGCCGGGCACGCTGCTCTACCAACCCTACGTTTCCGAGGCCGGCGAGCGCGGCCCCATGGTCAACCCGAACGCCCGCGCGGGTTTCATTGGCCTGGCGGCGCATCACCGGTTCCCGGACATGATCCGCGCGGTGATCGAGGGGCTGGGGATGGCCGCCCGCGACTGCTACGGCGCGATGGGCACCCTGCCCTCGGAGCTTCGCCTGACCGGCGGCGCCGCGCGCAGCACCGCGCTGCGAGCGATCCTCGCTGCCAGCGTCGAGGCGCCGGTGCGCGTCTCGGCCCGCGAAGAAGCCGGCGCCGCCGGCTGCGCGATGATGGCCGCCGTGGCGATCGGCGCCTACCCCGACATGGAGGCCTGCGTGGCCGAGTGGGTGACCCCGCTTCTCGGCCAAGCCGAGGCCCCCGACCCCGAGCTGAGCCGCATCTACGGCTCGCTCTACCCTGCCTATGCCCAGGCCCGCGAGGCGCTGGAACCCGTCTGGGACCGGCTCGCGGAGCATCGCGCCGCAAGCGGCCCGACCGCGGCAGCGGCAGACCAACCGGAAATCGCGCCCGGAGCAGAGCTCGAACGGGCGGCGCAAGGAGGATCCTGA
- a CDS encoding DUF2291 family protein: MSATDFTMKPRVGRRGMIIGALAICVVAAIALDTTVVTVGSEQDTRVAGFAPDAYGAEEFPRIRDYITENAVDAATLASELAADKSAAAEKYGSGGAMPTIPVSFTGTVGEGKGGIYDVAVDGAEEVRIRVQTGPAINGTDLRDAPGDIAFGQFKNQIEYQDAGAGINRAMKAEVLEGIDNSDLTGKTISVTGAFKLINPKMWLVTPVEVSVQ; the protein is encoded by the coding sequence ATGAGTGCCACCGATTTCACCATGAAGCCGCGCGTGGGGCGCCGAGGCATGATCATCGGCGCGCTGGCGATCTGCGTCGTTGCGGCGATCGCCCTCGACACCACCGTCGTCACCGTCGGGTCCGAGCAGGACACCCGGGTCGCCGGCTTCGCGCCCGACGCCTATGGTGCCGAGGAATTCCCCCGCATCCGCGACTACATAACCGAGAACGCGGTCGACGCCGCGACGCTCGCCTCGGAACTGGCCGCCGACAAGAGCGCCGCCGCCGAGAAATACGGCTCGGGCGGCGCGATGCCGACCATCCCGGTTTCGTTCACCGGCACCGTCGGAGAGGGCAAGGGCGGCATCTACGACGTCGCGGTCGACGGCGCCGAGGAGGTCCGCATCCGCGTCCAGACCGGCCCCGCCATCAACGGCACCGACCTGCGCGACGCGCCCGGCGACATCGCCTTCGGCCAGTTCAAGAACCAGATCGAGTACCAGGACGCCGGTGCCGGCATCAACCGCGCCATGAAGGCCGAGGTGCTCGAGGGCATCGACAATTCCGACCTGACCGGCAAGACGATCTCGGTCACGGGCGCCTTCAAGCTCATCAACCCGAAGATGTGGCTGGTGACGCCGGTCGAGGTGTCGGTGCAATGA
- a CDS encoding sugar ABC transporter ATP-binding protein, with translation MTAHQSIRPEGPATGEVVMSARHVAKHYGAVKALKGVNFDIHRGQVTTLFGENGAGKSTLMKILAGIVTPTTGEIILDGTPVTFHSANAALASGISIIHQELALAPNLNVRDNIFMGREIRSARGVDFAEEERVTRELMAELEEDIDPLTPLEELRLGQQQIVEIARALQAKSRILIMDEPTSALSASEVEVLFKVINDLTAKGVSIVYISHHLEEALEITDHAVVLRDGEMTAYAPRAEIDLEWIVRNMVGENFDLGQPPASDMGAPALSIEGLKVPDPSGHGYVVDGMDLQVKAGEIVCVYGLMGAGRTEMMECAAGRLKAESGAVKLQGHDISHLSISERIAAGLVLVPEDRQRDGLVQTMSVGQNLSLASIGAFTRGLFTSRKDERKVVEDSIREVTVKTDGGAAMIGSLSGGNQQKVVIGKMLATKPEVILLDEPSRGIDIGAKAEVFKLLAHTAKDRGLAVLYSTSEVGECLSVAHRIIVMRRGRISAEFDHTATKEQIMAASGEAVH, from the coding sequence ATGACCGCGCATCAGTCCATCCGTCCCGAGGGCCCCGCGACCGGCGAGGTCGTGATGTCGGCCCGCCACGTCGCCAAGCACTACGGTGCGGTCAAGGCGCTCAAGGGCGTGAACTTCGACATCCACCGCGGCCAGGTCACCACGCTCTTCGGCGAGAACGGTGCCGGCAAGTCGACGCTGATGAAGATCCTTGCGGGGATCGTCACGCCGACCACCGGAGAGATCATTCTCGACGGCACGCCGGTGACCTTCCACAGCGCCAACGCCGCGCTGGCCTCGGGCATCTCGATCATCCACCAGGAGCTGGCGCTGGCGCCGAACCTGAACGTGCGCGACAACATCTTCATGGGGCGCGAGATCCGCTCCGCACGCGGCGTCGATTTCGCCGAGGAAGAGCGCGTCACCCGCGAGCTGATGGCCGAGCTCGAAGAGGACATCGACCCGCTGACCCCGCTCGAGGAGCTGCGCCTCGGCCAGCAGCAGATCGTCGAGATCGCCCGCGCGCTGCAGGCCAAGAGCCGCATTCTCATCATGGACGAGCCGACCTCGGCGCTGTCCGCCTCGGAGGTCGAGGTGCTGTTCAAGGTCATCAACGACCTGACCGCCAAGGGCGTGAGCATCGTCTACATCTCGCACCACCTCGAGGAAGCGCTCGAGATCACCGACCACGCGGTCGTGCTGCGGGACGGAGAGATGACCGCCTACGCGCCGCGCGCCGAGATCGACCTCGAGTGGATCGTGCGCAACATGGTGGGCGAGAACTTCGACCTCGGTCAGCCGCCGGCAAGTGACATGGGCGCCCCGGCGCTGTCGATCGAGGGGCTCAAGGTGCCTGACCCGTCCGGTCACGGATACGTCGTCGACGGCATGGATCTCCAGGTCAAGGCGGGCGAGATCGTCTGCGTCTACGGCCTGATGGGGGCCGGGCGCACCGAGATGATGGAATGCGCCGCCGGACGTCTCAAGGCGGAAAGCGGCGCGGTGAAGCTGCAGGGGCACGACATCTCGCACCTGTCGATCTCCGAGCGCATCGCCGCGGGGCTGGTGCTGGTCCCCGAGGACCGCCAGCGCGACGGGCTGGTGCAGACGATGTCGGTCGGGCAGAACCTGTCGCTGGCGTCGATCGGCGCCTTCACCCGGGGCCTGTTCACCAGCCGCAAGGACGAGCGCAAGGTGGTCGAGGACTCGATCCGCGAGGTCACCGTCAAGACCGACGGCGGGGCCGCGATGATCGGCTCGCTGTCGGGCGGCAACCAGCAGAAGGTCGTCATCGGCAAGATGCTGGCCACGAAGCCCGAGGTCATCCTGCTCGACGAGCCGTCGCGCGGCATCGACATCGGCGCCAAGGCCGAGGTCTTCAAGCTGCTCGCGCATACCGCGAAGGATCGCGGGCTGGCGGTGCTCTACTCGACCTCGGAAGTCGGCGAATGCCTGAGCGTGGCGCACCGGATCATCGTGATGCGCCGGGGCAGGATCTCGGCCGAATTCGACCATACCGCAACCAAGGAACAGATCATGGCCGCCTCTGGCGAAGCCGTGCATTAA
- a CDS encoding ABC transporter permease, which yields MADTSTTKPAGGGMNMNIGKILLEGRAFFALVAIIIVFSILSPVYFSVGNFLIMSSHVAIFGLLAIGMLLVILNGGIDLSVGSTLGLSGVIAGYLMQGVEIPAAGVILYPPVWAVVVLTICLGAFVGAINGVLIAFFKVPAFVATLGMLYVARGVALLMTNGLTYNNLGGSEALGNTGFDWLGFNRIAGVPIGVIVLALVALTVGLVLARTAFGRWLYASGGNERAAELSGVPTRSVKVSVYVLSGICAAIAGLVLSSQLTSAGPTAGTTYELTAIAAVVIGGAALTGGRGNVRGTMLGAFVIGFLSDGLVIIGVSAYWQTVFTGAVIVLAVLLNSLQYGRSGR from the coding sequence ATGGCGGATACATCCACAACGAAACCCGCAGGCGGTGGCATGAACATGAATATCGGCAAGATCCTTCTCGAAGGCCGCGCCTTCTTCGCGCTCGTGGCGATCATCATCGTCTTTTCCATCCTGTCGCCGGTCTACTTCAGCGTCGGCAACTTCCTCATCATGTCGAGCCACGTGGCGATCTTCGGCCTGCTGGCCATCGGCATGCTGCTGGTGATCCTGAACGGCGGCATCGACTTGTCGGTGGGCTCGACGCTGGGCCTGTCCGGCGTCATCGCCGGCTACCTGATGCAGGGGGTCGAGATCCCGGCCGCCGGCGTCATCCTCTACCCGCCGGTCTGGGCCGTGGTCGTGCTGACCATCTGCCTCGGGGCCTTCGTGGGCGCGATCAACGGTGTGCTCATCGCCTTCTTCAAGGTGCCGGCCTTCGTCGCCACCCTGGGCATGCTCTACGTGGCCCGTGGTGTCGCGCTGCTGATGACCAACGGTCTGACCTACAACAACCTCGGCGGCTCCGAGGCGCTGGGCAACACCGGCTTCGACTGGCTCGGCTTCAACCGCATCGCCGGCGTGCCGATCGGGGTGATCGTGCTGGCGCTGGTGGCGCTGACCGTCGGGCTCGTGCTGGCCCGCACCGCCTTCGGTCGCTGGCTCTACGCCTCGGGCGGCAACGAACGCGCCGCCGAGCTGTCGGGCGTGCCGACCCGCAGCGTCAAGGTCTCGGTCTACGTGCTGTCCGGCATCTGCGCCGCCATCGCGGGGCTCGTGCTCAGCTCGCAGCTGACCTCGGCCGGCCCGACCGCGGGCACCACCTACGAACTGACCGCCATCGCGGCGGTGGTGATCGGCGGTGCGGCCCTGACCGGCGGACGCGGCAACGTGCGCGGCACCATGCTCGGCGCCTTCGTCATCGGCTTCCTGAGCGACGGTCTCGTGATCATCGGCGTCTCGGCCTACTGGCAGACGGTCTTCACCGGCGCCGTGATCGTGCTCGCCGTGCTGCTCAACAGCCTGCAATACGGCCGCTCCGGTCGCTGA
- a CDS encoding D-ribose ABC transporter substrate-binding protein, whose translation MKLTRRLILASVAALPLMAQAAMADGLISIIVNDPSNPYWFTEGEVAKATAEELGYDANVAAHKGDTNTESNLVDTAITNQAKAIILDPANADGSVGAVKKAVDAGIPVFIVNAEINQSGLAKAQLVSNNAQGAALGAMAWVEAIGGEGSYVELFGAPSDNNAQTRSNGFETVLTQYPDLEKKAQEVANWDRTQGYSKMQSMLQANPDISGVISGNDEMALGAIAALKEAGKLDGMIVGGFDGSPDAVDAVKAGELTYTVLQPVAIFAEEAVRQADHFINTGELKVAEEKQLFDCLLIDESNVDNYTGPFTLDQSS comes from the coding sequence ATGAAACTCACTCGCCGCCTGATCCTCGCATCCGTCGCCGCCCTGCCGCTCATGGCGCAGGCCGCGATGGCCGACGGCCTCATCTCGATCATCGTCAACGACCCGTCGAACCCCTACTGGTTCACCGAGGGCGAAGTCGCCAAGGCCACCGCGGAAGAGCTGGGCTACGACGCCAACGTCGCGGCGCACAAGGGCGACACCAACACCGAGAGCAACCTCGTCGACACCGCCATCACCAACCAGGCCAAGGCGATCATCCTCGACCCGGCGAACGCCGACGGTTCGGTGGGCGCGGTCAAGAAGGCCGTCGACGCGGGCATCCCGGTCTTCATCGTCAACGCCGAGATCAACCAGTCGGGTCTCGCCAAGGCGCAGCTCGTCTCGAACAACGCCCAGGGTGCCGCGCTCGGCGCAATGGCATGGGTCGAGGCCATCGGTGGTGAAGGCTCCTACGTCGAGCTCTTCGGTGCACCGTCGGACAACAACGCGCAGACCCGCTCGAACGGCTTCGAGACGGTGCTGACCCAGTATCCCGACCTCGAGAAGAAGGCGCAGGAAGTCGCCAACTGGGACCGCACCCAGGGTTACTCGAAGATGCAGTCGATGCTGCAGGCCAACCCCGACATCTCGGGCGTGATCTCGGGCAACGACGAGATGGCCCTTGGCGCGATCGCCGCGCTGAAGGAAGCCGGCAAGCTTGACGGCATGATCGTCGGCGGCTTCGACGGCTCGCCCGACGCCGTGGACGCGGTCAAGGCCGGTGAACTGACCTACACCGTGCTGCAGCCGGTCGCGATCTTCGCGGAAGAGGCCGTCCGCCAGGCCGACCACTTCATCAACACCGGTGAACTCAAGGTTGCCGAAGAAAAGCAGCTCTTCGACTGCCTGCTGATCGACGAAAGCAACGTCGACAACTACACCGGCCCGTTCACGCTGGATCAATCCTCCTGA